DNA from Streptococcus parasuis:
CTCACGATTGATAGCATTGAGTTGTAAATAAGTTTTTACAATTTTATACTCTGATTCAAAATAGCTAGTAGGTACTCCTAAAATATCAGCTAACTTATCAATATTTTTACCATTTGGTTTTGTTTTCCCGTTCTCCCAAGTAAAATAAGATTGCCGAGAAATACCTAATTGACGGGCTATTTCCGCTTGGCTGATTTTCAATTCGGAACGCCGTTTTTTTAAAACTTCTGGTGAAAACATATTGCCTCCTATTTTTCTTTAACATTTAGTGACGGAATTTATTTTGAAAAGTCATTTCCAATACCACAATATTGTCAGTTTTTCAACTGACAATATTATATAAAAAAAGTGGACAATTGTCCACCAATAATTATATATTGCTTTGTTAAATCATTTAAACCTAATAACATTTATACCATACGCTTCTAAATTTCTTTGTCCAAGGGATTTAATAGGTAAATAATGACCTACTTTTTAGATTACTAAATTTTGACCACAGGATAAATAGTCTAGATTATTCATCTGTTTTGACATATATTTAAAAGCTTTTTTACCAGTACAATGGCAGGTGTAAAAGCGAATATTTTTGTAATTTTTTAGTCTCAATGCTAAATCATTTAATAGCTTAGAATTAACCGTTATTTTTGTCACTGGGTTAAAAAGATGAAAACCACCAATACAATAATTCGGATTATAGTTATTAGCTTTTTCTATAATATTAACAATACCTGAATGTCCACATCCTGTAAATATAACTTTTTCATTTTCTGAAATTAAGAGATTCTGCTCGTGATTAAAATTATCCCTTCCATTACTATCATAAAGAGATTCATTAGCTGTAGAATAAAATTGATTTTTATTTTCCACGGTAAATAGTGACAATTCCTCATCAATCCTAAAATCTCCATCTATTAGTTTAACTTGCGGGTGTAGAGATAAACGTTTATCAATTCCCACAGGAATTTTAATTCCCAAAACCTTAATATAATGCTGTTCAAAAGCTTGTCTTTGAACATAAACTGTTGCTATTTTATTGATTTCTAAAAAATTCTTCATAGCACCTCCATGGTCAACATGTCCGTGTGAAATAATGACAGAATCAACTTTTTTTAAGTCAATATTTCTTTTTTTAGCATTTTTAAATAAAGTTTGGTCGGGTCCTAAATCAAATAAGAGGTTGTGCTTTTTAGTTTCTACATAGAGTGACAAACCATGTTTAGCCTTCAAATCTGAAGTTGATACATTTTCTACTAAAGCTGTTATTTTCATATACTAGACTCCTAATTAATTTCTTTTCATTGTAACTACCAGATAATTCTAATTCTGAGCACTATTAATATTTTATTTTTTAATAATAATTTCTATACATTACTCAATTTTTACTCTTGAGAAATAGTCTATTATTTCTTATTAACATCAAACAATTTCTGACTTTTTTTTCATAAAATCAAGAAGTTCTTGCTTAAAAACTACTTTTTCTTCATCTGTCATATTAAGAGAAATAGTACGGTAAAGCATTTCAATTTCTGAAAGCTCTACTTCTTCACTTGACCGATAGTTTGTATTACCAACTAAGTAATCAACTGTAACATTGAAAAATGAAGCTAGTTTAGTAATAACATTTTTTGTTGGATTTGCTGATTCCATTTCCCATTTTGCATAAGCTTGTTGGGAAATATCAAATTTTTCTGCCATATCCTTCTGAGTTAAGTTAGCCTCTAAACGTAAGGCTTTTAAACGTTCTGGGAATCCCATGAGTAACCTCTTGTTAATTTTTTTCGTTTTTTTGATAAAAGGATTGACACTACAACTTTTATGTTGTATAATGTTTTTAACAACTTAAAAGTTGTATAGGTTTCAAAAAATAATAAGCATTATCCGAAACCAAACAATGTCCCTTGAAATCTCAATAAAAAATGTGCGTCTGACAACCAGAGGACTGACCGACAAACACACAATAAACTTCGTAACCTTATTGTATCACACCTGTCATAAATGTCAAGTCCGTGTACTGGTTGGAGATGGATTCTGCATCTATGTAGATATCCACACGCATATCGGACTTTAGCACTTTTCCGAATAGTAAAGTGAACTGGCTTTGCGACTAACGCATAAGAGAATCTTCGAGATACGAGTATCGGTCTGGCGGATTGGCTGGGAAAGCGATGGTAATTGATGCAATGCACCTTGCTAAACGTTGCCACCGTGAGAAAGAATGCTCTTCTTTCTCAACCAAATAACTATTGATGAAGACTTGCCATGACAAGACGGGAAATCTTCGAGCAAGTTTCATCTCTTAACACATAAGCTACTAGTCTGACATCGCCTTCTACTAGTAGCTTTTACTATTTAGAAAGGAAAGCATGACTTATTGTGAACAAAAACTAAAACAAATTTACATAAATTTTACCTTTTCATCAGGTGTCTATGGCTATGATAGCCACTTACTGAAGCTTTTATATCTAGACACTCTCGAACAGTTGAATATTCAGCTCAACCGTCTAAAAAAGGTACATTACCCACAGGGAGAATTAACTTTTTACGGGAACCACTATAGACGGTTGATTACACAATATTACTATTCTTATCAAGCTATGGCTTGATTTTTTTATAACTCTGAAAGGAATAACACTATGATTAAAGAAACACTCAAAATGAACCCAGATTTTATTGGCACTGCCATCTACGAAAAACAAGGAACTGCCCCACGTACTGTTTTTGGGAAACAAGGACAGTTTCAACGTCACGAAGTAGTCAATGAAAAGCACTTACAATTTTACGTGATTACACCTGCTACGGCTGAGGTCTTTGAAGAAGACGCTGAGGTTGAATTGGTTAATCCCATCTTCTACCCTGATAACATTAACGGACGTGACATGGCACCAGCTCTTAATGTATTTGCTGAAAAGATTGTCGTTAAGAAATAATAATCCCTAATACAAAATAGAAAGATACGAGGAACAATAATATGGCAAAAGTTGGATTGAAATTTGATAAAGTAGATATTACAGATAAGCGTTACTTGGACATTACCCCTGCCCTCAAAATTGATGAAGTCTTTGGTAAACTGACATGGCGAGGCATTAATGAAGTAGAACAAAAGTATGAAAATGACACTACCCAACCCCGTAACCAAGATGGAACTTACCCACAAATCCCAACAGGTGAAATCCTATCTACCAAGGTAGCGATTAAATCAAGCACCCAACACGGAACAGAAGAGTTCTCTATTATCGGTATGCTACCAAGTGAAATTGAAGCTCTGGGACTGAAATTCGGTGATGAGGTGGAACTTTCAGGTATCATTGTCACCTATTCAGCTGTTTCTGGTGGGGTTTATAAGCTCTTCGCACAAAGCATTGCCAAGAAAAATGCACCTGCACCTAAACCAGACCAAGGAAAGGCTAAAGAATGAGGTTTTGGCACAACCGAGGGCGGAGAGTACGAAAATACCATAAACATATTAGAGGGATAACGTTTGCCCTCTTCTACTTGCCATATCTCTTGGGATGTGGCTTTTTTCTTGGTCTAAACTATCAAGACCTGCTCAATCAGCCTATCTTCTATGGACTACTAACAGGAAGTCTATTACTCGGTAGTTTGGTGGTCAGCTTTATGCTCCAGCGCTACTGCTACAGTCATTTATTGGCTTTTTCTAAGCTAGATAGCCTACGCATTATGGCTAATTTTCTTCTTGAAAATGGCTATTACCTCTCTAAGAAAATCAAGAGAGATAATCAGACAAGAGAAAAGATTGTCCTTCCCAAAGTTTATCTTAAACAAAGTAAATTTGACCTCAAAGCGTCCTTTATCCTTCAAGGAAACAAGTTTCAAGATAAGTTCCTAACCTTAGGAAATACCCTTGAAATTCAACACGATGGCGATTTTACAGGTAAGAAATTCTCTAAAGGCTATGTGACTTACACTATTGCCATTGACCAATTTGCAGGTCGTCTCAACCTCTCAGAGGTCAAAATGACCAAGCAAGGCTTACGATTGATGAAAGATGTTTACTGGGATTACGTGAAGCAACCACACTTACTGATTGGAGGAGGTACTGGAGGCGGTAAAACGGTTCTCCTTATGATTCTTCTTTACGGACTAGCACCAATTGCAGATATTGATATTTGTGACCCAAAACAGTCTGACCTCTCTTCTTTTGCAGATGTCCCTATCTTTCAAGGGCATGTTTTTATAACGAAAGAGGAGATTATCACTTGTCTCAAGGACAACGTAGAAGAAATGGAGGAACGCTACCGCTATATGAAAAATCACCCAGACTTTGTAGCTGGGATGAACTTCTCTCAGTTTGGACTTCGTCCCAAATTCATCTTCTTTGATGAGTGGGCGGCTCTGATGGCAAAACTAGAAGGGAATTACCAACTTCAACAACAGGTCAATCAATACCTTACTCAGTTGATTCTGGAAGCTCGCCAAGCTGGTATCTTTGTCATTATGGCAATGCAACGCCCTGATGGTGAGTATATCAAAACCAGTTTACGTGACCAATTTATGAAACGTCTTTCAGTGGGACACTTAGAAGATACAGGCTACACTATGATGTATGGGGACGCCAATAAAAACAAGGAATTTAAGTACATTGATGAGATTGATGGAAAGAAGGTTATTGGACGAGGCTATATTGCTAATGCTGGAGAAATTGCACGAGAATTTTTCTCTCCTAATGTTCCATTTGACAAAGGTTTTTCATTCAAGGAAGCCTTTATAAAAATGTCACCATTAACCGATACGCCAGCCATTGCAGTATCTAATAAACAACCACAAATGGCTATTTTAGAACAACCATCTGAACAACTCATATTGGATTCTTATACCATATCAGAGGCAAAACAAAAATTAGACAAGACCTATGATCAGATTAAAAAAATGGTCAACCTGATTGAAAAAGACAACTACCATACATTTGAAAGACAAGGAGGAAAACTTATTTTCAGTCCTGATGACCTTTATGACCTAGAGGTCATTTTTGATTCAATGGACAAAAACAACTTGACCTATAAAGAGGCTGTGGAGGTGTTCTTTCAACCACTCAGCGAAACAGCGATTGGAGGGAAATAGCGCCCCGCCCCTGTGAGCGAGCCGTAGGCGAAGCGAACAGAGCAGGGCGGGTAAGGCGTTAGTTCCCTCTAATCGTTTTGATAACCCCCATATTCTAATAGGGGGGTAGAGATTTGAAAAATCAGCGAAGTAACACCTCCCTAGTCCTTGTGGGTCAAGGGATGACGTGATTTTGCCCCTGTACACTTTTTGTCTAAAAACTGTACACCTTTTGAAAAAAGAAAGGAGGAATTCCCATAGATGGTAAAACATTAAGGAAATTTAGAGCCAGTCTCGGCTTAAAACAAAAGGAATTTGCGGAATTAACTCAGATGAGTCTCTCAAGCCTAAAATCTTATGAAATAGGCAGACGAGAATTTACCTTGGAAAAGTTCAAGGAAATTAAAACACATTTGGGCTATTCCTTTAGCGATAGCTCCCATCCATTACGTTTGATGATTGACTATTTGCGTATCACTTTTAAGAATGTACACCATATCAAAGATTTCATAGAGACCTATCTCTATGTTAACTTTCAGGACTTTACTTCTCAGGAAACCAGTTTGATGACCTATAATCACCTTTACAAACGAGGTGACATTTGGCTCTTTGATTACTTTGACAAGGAGGAACGTGATAATTACCAAGTCACACTTCAACTTTCTGGACAGGGCTGTCGTCAAATGGAATTGATTTTAGAACGTGAGGGTATCACATGGCAAGACTTTCTAGCTAAAATGCTTTATGAACGAAGTGATATGAAAGTTACACGTATCGACCTAGCCCTAGATGAACTCTATCGTGGCAAATCTGAGGAAGCTAACCACTTCCACCTCTCAGATATGATTAACAAGGTTTAT
Protein-coding regions in this window:
- a CDS encoding MBL fold metallo-hydrolase, which codes for MKITALVENVSTSDLKAKHGLSLYVETKKHNLLFDLGPDQTLFKNAKKRNIDLKKVDSVIISHGHVDHGGAMKNFLEINKIATVYVQRQAFEQHYIKVLGIKIPVGIDKRLSLHPQVKLIDGDFRIDEELSLFTVENKNQFYSTANESLYDSNGRDNFNHEQNLLISENEKVIFTGCGHSGIVNIIEKANNYNPNYCIGGFHLFNPVTKITVNSKLLNDLALRLKNYKNIRFYTCHCTGKKAFKYMSKQMNNLDYLSCGQNLVI
- a CDS encoding helix-turn-helix domain-containing protein: MGFPERLKALRLEANLTQKDMAEKFDISQQAYAKWEMESANPTKNVITKLASFFNVTVDYLVGNTNYRSSEEVELSEIEMLYRTISLNMTDEEKVVFKQELLDFMKKKSEIV
- a CDS encoding FtsK/SpoIIIE domain-containing protein codes for the protein MRFWHNRGRRVRKYHKHIRGITFALFYLPYLLGCGFFLGLNYQDLLNQPIFYGLLTGSLLLGSLVVSFMLQRYCYSHLLAFSKLDSLRIMANFLLENGYYLSKKIKRDNQTREKIVLPKVYLKQSKFDLKASFILQGNKFQDKFLTLGNTLEIQHDGDFTGKKFSKGYVTYTIAIDQFAGRLNLSEVKMTKQGLRLMKDVYWDYVKQPHLLIGGGTGGGKTVLLMILLYGLAPIADIDICDPKQSDLSSFADVPIFQGHVFITKEEIITCLKDNVEEMEERYRYMKNHPDFVAGMNFSQFGLRPKFIFFDEWAALMAKLEGNYQLQQQVNQYLTQLILEARQAGIFVIMAMQRPDGEYIKTSLRDQFMKRLSVGHLEDTGYTMMYGDANKNKEFKYIDEIDGKKVIGRGYIANAGEIAREFFSPNVPFDKGFSFKEAFIKMSPLTDTPAIAVSNKQPQMAILEQPSEQLILDSYTISEAKQKLDKTYDQIKKMVNLIEKDNYHTFERQGGKLIFSPDDLYDLEVIFDSMDKNNLTYKEAVEVFFQPLSETAIGGK